In one window of uncultured Draconibacterium sp. DNA:
- a CDS encoding TonB-dependent receptor, whose product MKKLTLFLICTLIVGVQIASAQVRNVSGTVLNSEDNSPIPGVSVSVKGTTVGTVTSVDGVYSFDIPTDAETIVFSFVGMKTVEMPATGSVINVSLEPDVLGLDEVIVTAYGTSTKQAFTGSADVVGAEELSARNVTSPIAAIEGRATGVQFTSASGQPGSSPDIVIRGVGTLNGSSDPLYIVDGIQYEGSLNTINQEDIESFTILKDAASTSLYGSRAANGVVLITTKSGTKGAIKTSVSAQVGIVSRSIPSYDEVSPGQYYEMMWQALKNSSAGGGDPAYASENIYNNLGYNPFNVANNQIVGTDGMLNPNASVIYKSLDWYDEMEQTGIRTNYNVNVAGGGDRHKVFFSASYLDEEGYVVTTNFNRITSRLNSEFDATDWLKLGGSANITITESAGPTSAGTSSIVNPFGFAKNIGSIYPVYVNDLDGNIVLDAGGEPVFDNGEGYSEYNIGSRPINQGRHAFQELLLNDETTRNNTYGVRFFADFEIIEGLNLRLNYGRDINEGLEKEYENHIIGDAQPTGRYGEDRYRRDVENFNQILTFKKYINEVHSVEITAGHESFERIYSGIDGSAIKQVATGIYEFDNFAEPISLGGATTAKTIEGYFLRANYNFDGKYYISASVRRDASSVFDEKSRWGNFYSVGASWRIDQENFMKSVSWVNHLKLRASYGQVGNDDLGDFFLSQPRYGLTSNAGNPAIYWSEIGNADLQWETVASFDVALEFGLFNNLIDGSVEYYKKNSTDLLYDLPIPLSNGLNTVPSNIADLYNSGIEIGLTGHIIDKGEFKWDMTLQASTFKNEITKIPDPFIDGSKRWAKGKSIYDFYILQTAGVDPDTGDQLFWMFEIDEDGNSVPVLDDNGNQETTDDWEETERAYTGDNSIPDVLGSVSNYFSYKGLDLNVLLTYGIGGKFLDYGYAAMMHSGTYGRSLHPDILDAWRNPGDMTSVPRMENGNVDLVQSQSSRFLTDASFWTLKNVSLGYTFDGSITDKIGVDELRLSLTGENLYLKSKRKGLDPQYNLSGTPEGDDFNPSRVFSIGLNVTF is encoded by the coding sequence ATGAAAAAACTGACGCTATTTCTTATTTGTACTCTTATAGTAGGTGTGCAAATAGCAAGTGCACAGGTTAGGAATGTTTCCGGAACCGTATTAAATTCTGAAGACAATTCTCCAATACCGGGTGTATCAGTAAGTGTAAAAGGAACAACCGTTGGTACAGTAACTAGTGTTGATGGTGTTTACTCCTTCGACATACCAACAGATGCTGAAACAATTGTGTTTTCATTTGTTGGGATGAAAACAGTTGAAATGCCCGCAACAGGTTCTGTAATTAATGTTAGTCTTGAGCCGGATGTTTTAGGACTTGATGAAGTGATAGTAACTGCCTATGGTACATCAACAAAGCAGGCATTTACTGGTTCTGCAGATGTAGTGGGCGCTGAAGAATTATCGGCACGAAATGTTACTTCTCCGATTGCAGCAATTGAGGGTAGAGCAACAGGAGTGCAATTTACTTCTGCATCCGGGCAACCAGGCTCTTCACCTGATATTGTTATTCGCGGTGTTGGAACACTTAATGGGAGTTCTGATCCATTGTATATTGTAGATGGCATTCAGTATGAAGGTTCGTTAAATACAATTAATCAGGAAGATATCGAATCTTTCACAATCCTTAAAGATGCCGCTTCAACTTCATTATACGGGTCAAGGGCTGCTAATGGTGTTGTTTTAATAACAACTAAAAGTGGTACAAAAGGAGCCATAAAAACTTCTGTATCTGCTCAGGTAGGTATTGTTAGCAGAAGTATTCCAAGTTATGATGAAGTTTCTCCGGGGCAATATTATGAAATGATGTGGCAGGCCCTAAAAAATTCGAGTGCAGGTGGTGGAGATCCTGCCTATGCTTCTGAAAATATTTACAATAACTTAGGGTATAACCCATTTAATGTGGCAAACAATCAAATTGTTGGCACCGACGGAATGCTAAATCCAAACGCAAGCGTAATTTATAAAAGCTTAGACTGGTATGATGAAATGGAACAAACCGGAATAAGAACAAATTACAATGTTAATGTTGCTGGAGGAGGCGACAGGCATAAAGTATTCTTTTCGGCTTCGTACCTGGATGAAGAAGGATATGTGGTTACAACCAATTTTAATCGTATTACTTCGCGTTTAAATTCCGAATTCGATGCCACTGATTGGTTAAAACTCGGAGGTAGTGCAAACATTACTATTACTGAATCTGCCGGTCCAACTTCTGCAGGAACAAGTAGTATTGTGAACCCTTTCGGCTTTGCTAAAAACATAGGATCAATTTATCCGGTGTATGTTAATGACCTGGATGGAAACATCGTATTAGATGCCGGAGGAGAGCCTGTTTTTGATAACGGTGAAGGTTATTCTGAATACAATATCGGTTCAAGGCCAATAAATCAAGGTCGTCATGCTTTTCAGGAACTGCTGTTAAACGATGAAACTACAAGAAATAATACTTACGGAGTTCGATTCTTTGCTGACTTCGAAATAATTGAAGGTCTTAATTTAAGATTAAATTATGGTAGAGATATAAATGAAGGTCTTGAAAAAGAATATGAAAACCATATTATTGGTGATGCTCAACCAACCGGAAGATATGGAGAAGACAGATATCGGAGAGATGTTGAAAACTTCAATCAAATTTTAACATTCAAAAAATACATTAATGAAGTTCACAGTGTAGAGATAACTGCAGGACATGAAAGTTTCGAACGAATTTATTCAGGAATCGATGGTTCGGCTATTAAACAAGTTGCTACAGGTATCTATGAATTTGACAATTTTGCCGAGCCAATTAGTTTAGGTGGTGCTACTACAGCAAAAACTATTGAAGGTTACTTCTTAAGGGCAAACTATAATTTTGATGGTAAATATTATATCAGTGCTTCAGTAAGAAGAGATGCTTCTTCTGTTTTTGATGAAAAATCAAGATGGGGTAACTTCTATTCAGTAGGTGCTTCCTGGAGAATAGATCAGGAAAACTTCATGAAAAGTGTAAGTTGGGTTAATCATTTAAAACTCCGCGCTTCATATGGCCAGGTTGGTAACGATGATTTGGGCGACTTCTTCTTATCTCAGCCTAGATACGGACTAACATCGAACGCAGGAAATCCTGCTATTTATTGGTCAGAAATTGGTAATGCAGACCTTCAATGGGAAACGGTTGCTAGTTTTGATGTAGCCTTAGAATTTGGTTTATTCAATAATCTTATTGATGGTTCTGTTGAATATTACAAGAAAAATTCAACAGATCTGCTATATGATTTACCCATTCCATTAAGTAATGGTTTAAATACTGTGCCTTCGAACATTGCCGATTTGTATAATTCAGGAATTGAAATAGGTTTAACCGGACATATCATTGATAAGGGGGAATTTAAATGGGATATGACACTACAAGCATCGACATTTAAAAATGAAATAACGAAAATTCCTGATCCTTTCATAGATGGTTCAAAAAGATGGGCTAAAGGTAAATCAATCTATGATTTTTATATACTTCAAACTGCTGGTGTAGACCCAGACACTGGAGATCAATTGTTCTGGATGTTTGAAATTGATGAAGATGGTAATAGTGTCCCTGTTCTGGATGACAATGGAAATCAGGAAACCACAGATGATTGGGAAGAAACAGAAAGAGCCTACACTGGAGACAACTCCATACCTGATGTTTTAGGATCAGTATCAAATTATTTTAGTTATAAAGGACTCGACCTAAATGTTTTATTAACTTATGGTATTGGTGGAAAATTTTTAGACTATGGATATGCAGCTATGATGCATAGCGGTACTTATGGACGATCACTTCATCCTGATATTTTGGATGCATGGAGAAATCCGGGCGATATGACCAGTGTGCCGAGAATGGAAAATGGAAATGTTGATTTAGTACAGTCACAATCTTCCAGATTTTTAACAGATGCGTCTTTCTGGACATTGAAAAATGTTAGCTTAGGCTATACCTTTGATGGTTCTATTACGGATAAAATAGGTGTTGATGAATTAAGATTATCACTTACCGGAGAGAATTTATATCTAAAAAGTAAAAGGAAAGGGCTTGATCCTCAGTATAACTTGTCAGGAACACCTGAAGGTGATGATTTTAACCCATCGAGAGTATTCTCGATTGGATTAAATGTTACATTTTAA